Proteins from a genomic interval of Poecile atricapillus isolate bPoeAtr1 chromosome 1, bPoeAtr1.hap1, whole genome shotgun sequence:
- the AKAP5 gene encoding A-kinase anchor protein 5 — protein MVKAAKEIQMENPREAETPSTGATCSPPEEQAKKPSMLCFKKQKKSCKKGLTVKDACEGASEEKSQCVSTDQEETKASNPSRSSKGTWAAIKNLAKPRRRQKSSSRKKVPSDSQVQLEVDAEESCARDLPKKRASSGVKMPCVRFSRGKKKPSPSEAVEESEGSVQANEVMGVVNKASEVPEDLAPTDKSEPFSPVSAQEERDTVKQEQHRMKEDKDTMKEDQDTVKEDQDTGKEDQDTVKEDHDTAKESDTSVGKSEPLTEPTRDAEEHSECTVQLEITHSETVDETAQDKLQEGSLPQITNDAEGREVAPEAPVPKDQPDDVPEITEWQEIPNICKEMPERDELEKSINLPKECKAEESVTDFSELASGGDEAVSVQECSSHQILEANAGAGVSIIITITEAEDSDNTDSDQAYEPSPVLHQKKQKGNKKSNKNADVGQKEGPEAGGSPQAEEKGLGDQGHRTGEQYELLLVETASSLVKAAIQSSIEQLVNEMALEQNKHNSFL, from the exons atGGTGAAGGCAGCTAAAGAAATTCAAATGGAGAACCCAAGAGAGGCAGAGACTCCCAGCACAGGAGCCACATGTTCCCCACCAGAGGAACAAGCGAAAAAACCCTCTATGCTCTGTTTTAAGAAGCAGAAGAAGTCCTGTAAGAAGGGGCTGACTGTGAAGGATGCGTGCGAAGGAGCCTCAGAAGAGAAAAGCCAATGTGTCAGCACTGACCAAGAGGAGACAAAAGCTTCCAATCCATCACGATCCTCCAAAGGAACTTGGGCAGCCATCAAAAACCTTGCCAAACCTCGGAGAAGGCAGAAGTCCTCCTCACGGAAGAAGGTGCCCTCTGATTCCCAAGTGCAGCTGGAGGTGGATGCTGAGGAGAGCTGTGCGCGAGACCTCCCAAAGAAACGGGCGAGCTCTGGGGTGAAGATGCCCTGTGTGAGATTCTCCAGAGGCAAGAAAAAACCCAGCCCCTCAGAAGCAGTGGAGGAGTCAGAGGGCAGTGTTCAAGCAAATGAAGTGATGGGTGTTGTGAATAAGGCTAGTGAAGTGCCAGAGGATTTGGCCCCGACGGACAAATCTGAACCCTTCAGCCCAGTCTCTGCACAGGAGGAGCGGGATACGGTGAAGCAGGAGCAGCATAGAATGAAAGAGGACAAGGACACAATGAAAGAGGATCAGGATACAGTGAAGGAGGACCAGGATACAGGGAAGGAGGACCAGGATACAGTGAAAGAGGACCACGATACGGCAAAGGAAAGTGACACCTCTGTTGGGAAGAGTGAGCCCTTGACAGAGCCCACACGTGATGCAGAGGAACATTCGGAGTGCACTGTTCAGTTGGAGATAACCCATTCAGAGACAGTTGATGAAACAGCCCAGGACAAACTGCAGGAAGGGAGCCTACCCCAAATCACCAACGATGCAGAGGGCAGGGAAGTTGCTCCCGAAGCACCTGTTCCTAAAGACCAACCTGACGATGTCCCTGAAATCACAGAGTGGCAGGAAATCCCTAATATCTGCAAAGAGATGCCTGAAAGGGATGAACTGGAAAAGAGCATAAATCTTCCTAAGGAGTGCAAAGCTGAGGAGTCTGTAACTGATTTCAGTGAGTTGGCATCTGGAGGTGAT GAGGCAGTGAGTGTACAGGAATGCTCCAGCCATCAGATATTAGAAGCAAATGCAGGTGCTGGTGTCagcatcatcatcaccatcaccgAAGCTGAGGACTCCGACAACACCGACTCTGACCAGGCCTATGAGCCATCCCCAGTTTTGcatcaaaaaaagcaaaaagggaataaaaaatcGAACAAGAATGCTGATGTTGGTCAAAAAGAGGGCCCCGAGGCTGGTGGCAGTCCCCAGGCAGAGGAGAAAGGTCTGGGTGACCAGGGGCACAGAACTGGGGAGCAGTACGAGTTGCTCCTTGTAGAAACTGCCTCTTCCCTCGTGAAGGCGGCCATTCAGTCATCCATAGAGCAGCTGGTCAACGAAATGGCCCTGGAACAGAATAAACACAACAGCTTTCTGTGA